AAAGCCGGAATCATCGTGGCGAATATGCCAATAAACAACCACGCAACTTCTTTGATCGGAGCGAAATTGAATTCATTGCCTTTCAATGCTTCGCGGTCAGCCGTTTTGTACGCCATAAACGCTATGGCAAACATCATTATTTCGCGGACACCAAACGGCACATGCAACAATGCATTCAGATCGGGAAATCCCGGAATCACATTAGGATCCATAAAAACTGCGAGAATAATCAATGCCAGATAAAGAAAATTCTTTCCTCCGCGGATGGAGAATTTTCCTGTGTAGACTTCCGTCGATGAACCTTCCGATTTATTGCGGCTGTCGATGACATAAAATACGACAATGATCAATAAAGCTACGAACAGCCATATATGAATGACGTGTTCGATTACCCAGAAAAACGGAACGCCTTTGAGGAAACCGAGAAACAGCGGAGGATCGCCGATAGGTGTAAGAGCACCGCCGACATTGCTGACAAGAAAAATAAAAAACACAACATGATAAGCTTTCACTCGGCCTTTATTAATTCGTAAAAAAGGACGAATCAACAGCATCGATGCACCGGTTGTTCCGATGAGGTTGGCCACAACAGTGCCAATAAAAAGTAGAACAGAATTGAGCATCGGGGTGGCTTTTTTGTCGATGGTGATGAGGATGCCTCCGGATGCTACGAATAATGCTGTCAGCAACGAAATAAACGAAATGTATTCTGACAATGTATGTGTAAGACTATGCGTATCGTGCAATCCAAAAATGTAATACAAAACCGTTACCAATCCGAGAGCAATGGATACATGGTGGAAGTGATGTTCCCAAAAATGTTTGTAAAATAGAGGACCGGTGGCAATCATGATCAATAATACCACAAAAGGCAGTACCATAAACGTCGCCGGTAGATCGTGATGTGCTTCACCTTCCTGTGCTACGTTGGCCGTCATTTCGGTTTTCGCCGTGGCCGTATCGCTGCCGTGTTCCTGTGCGGATACGACGGATATACTTGCCAAAAGCAACCATATTACAATACCGGCCATGCTCAATGTCTTACACCGTGAAATCATTGTACACCTCTTTGAATTAATGGAGAATAGTTTTTTTATCTGACGTTCTGATGATATTCGGATAAACGGTATTCCCGCGCAAAATCAACATAAATTTCCCAATTGCGGCGTATCGCTTCCAGAACTTTTTCGTCTGACGTTTTTTTGACTTTTGCCGGAATGCCCATAACGACTGAGTTGGGAGGTATGATCTGATCCTGCATGACGATGGCTCCCGCGCCGACGATACAATTTGCTCCAATCACAGCGCCATTGAGCAGCGTTGCGTGCATACCAATAATACAATTATCATGGACGGTTGCGCCGTGAATGATCGCGCTGTGGCCGACCGAGACATTTTTGCCGATTACCGTTGGGAAACCGAAATCGACATGAACAACCGCATTGTCTTGAATATTACTGTTGTCGCCAATAGTGATGGTTTCCATATCCCCGCGTAAAACGGCACCGAACCAAATGCCGACATCGGTACCAATGACAATATTGCCAATTACAGACGCAGTCCGTGCGATAAACGCCGAATCCTGGATTTGCCGGTGCGTGCAATTGCTTAAACGAAAAGATTGGGGTACATACTCCACAATAGCCTCGCTAATGGATCCCGTTGAATTGCATCTAAAAAAACGGTTGGGAAAACGTGATGGGTTATCAATGAAAACGCGAGGTGAAGTTGGAAAAATTTTTTCAAAAAGTCAATTGAATTAGGAGAAGTTGCAACATCGGATCATTCAATTGAACTGTCGACTGAATTATACATCAAGATAAAAGTTGAAATTACCTTACTCTTTTTGTATACTCACAGCCGTTTCGGAGGAGAACTCGGAGTATGTTACATTTATTGGCGACGATAGTTGTGTCCTATCTTTTAGGCTCGATTTCACCGAGCATTATTTTGTCCCGCCTGATCAAAGGCGTCGATATCCGGACATACGGCAGCGGTAATGCCGGCATGACCAACGCCATCAGGTTTCTGGGCGCAAAGTGGGGAACGGTTGTAGCGGTATTCGATTTTGCAAAAGGATTTTGTGCCGCGATGGTGATCAGTACGTGGTTGATGCCAAGTTCGGATTTGCTGGTGATTGATCCGATTGCAGTCAGAATTCTGGCAGGTATCGCGGCTGTTGCCGGACATATCTGGACGATTTTTTTCGATTTTAAAGGCGGCAAAGGAGTGTTGACGGTTGCAGGTGCCGTGACGGGTGTGGCGCCTTCGGAAGTCGGACTGTGTTTTGTCGTTTTTTTGATTATTTTTTTGTTGACTCGATACGTATCATTAGGTTCGATTATCGGTGCGATTTTTTTTCCTGTGATCGTATTTATAGAAGCCTGGGTGCTGCACGAACCGGTTTCTCCCTACTTGCTCGTGTTCAGTCTGTTTGTTGCCGTACTGATTATGTTCACTCATCGTGCCAATATCCGGCGGCTTTTGAAAGGTGAGGAAAACAAATTCGGTTCGAAGAAATAATGAATGCGGTATTTTTATAAACCGGCGGGTCATGAACACGGTTTTTTCAAGGAAATTAAAATGGCTGTGGTGGATATTCGCGCTGGCGAGTTTGTCCGGCGGCGGGTATTTTTTTTACCGAATGGCCCAAAGAGCTTTGATGGGTGAAACAGACGCCATCGGTTT
Above is a genomic segment from bacterium containing:
- the plsY gene encoding glycerol-3-phosphate 1-O-acyltransferase PlsY; the protein is MLHLLATIVVSYLLGSISPSIILSRLIKGVDIRTYGSGNAGMTNAIRFLGAKWGTVVAVFDFAKGFCAAMVISTWLMPSSDLLVIDPIAVRILAGIAAVAGHIWTIFFDFKGGKGVLTVAGAVTGVAPSEVGLCFVVFLIIFLLTRYVSLGSIIGAIFFPVIVFIEAWVLHEPVSPYLLVFSLFVAVLIMFTHRANIRRLLKGEENKFGSKK
- a CDS encoding sodium:proton antiporter, with product MISRCKTLSMAGIVIWLLLASISVVSAQEHGSDTATAKTEMTANVAQEGEAHHDLPATFMVLPFVVLLIMIATGPLFYKHFWEHHFHHVSIALGLVTVLYYIFGLHDTHSLTHTLSEYISFISLLTALFVASGGILITIDKKATPMLNSVLLFIGTVVANLIGTTGASMLLIRPFLRINKGRVKAYHVVFFIFLVSNVGGALTPIGDPPLFLGFLKGVPFFWVIEHVIHIWLFVALLIIVVFYVIDSRNKSEGSSTEVYTGKFSIRGGKNFLYLALIILAVFMDPNVIPGFPDLNALLHVPFGVREIMMFAIAFMAYKTADREALKGNEFNFAPIKEVAWLFIGIFATMIPALQLVQFEASKPEVAKVLTPGMFFWSTGALSSFLDNAPTYLSFLSAAVGKFAIPGGMDALKNFYDLEHAMGHSDITWMFGLFHITAFEEYLLAISLGAVFFGANTYIGNGPNFMVKSIAEQSGVECPSFFGYIVKYSVPVLIPIFAIVWLMFFFN
- a CDS encoding gamma carbonic anhydrase family protein, with product MEYVPQSFRLSNCTHRQIQDSAFIARTASVIGNIVIGTDVGIWFGAVLRGDMETITIGDNSNIQDNAVVHVDFGFPTVIGKNVSVGHSAIIHGATVHDNCIIGMHATLLNGAVIGANCIVGAGAIVMQDQIIPPNSVVMGIPAKVKKTSDEKVLEAIRRNWEIYVDFAREYRLSEYHQNVR